The following are encoded together in the Candidatus Methylomirabilota bacterium genome:
- a CDS encoding GntR family transcriptional regulator, whose amino-acid sequence MRSRVPRYHQIAEALRDKISAGRIGPGERLDNQRRLAMDFGVTLMTLRQALEVLERDGLITRRHGLGTFVAAPSVDYDILHFRAFAGDLTAVGENVSTRFLRTQRARTDRHAARELALEPGARVFVLERLRLVDGHPTSFQVSHLPAALGEEVAKADLAVTPLRQVLAFKLGIEITGARETVSAETLPARAARELGCAPGVPCFRSDRVSTDAESRPIVYDRVFIPGDRFRITRQLHYDRSATA is encoded by the coding sequence GTGCGGAGCCGCGTGCCCCGGTACCACCAGATCGCGGAAGCCCTGCGCGACAAGATCAGTGCGGGCCGCATCGGCCCTGGCGAGCGCCTCGACAACCAGCGCCGCTTGGCGATGGACTTCGGCGTCACCCTCATGACCCTCCGCCAGGCGCTCGAGGTGCTGGAACGAGACGGCCTGATCACGCGGCGGCACGGCCTCGGCACCTTCGTGGCGGCGCCGTCAGTCGACTACGACATCCTGCACTTCCGCGCCTTCGCCGGCGATCTCACCGCGGTCGGCGAGAACGTCTCCACGCGCTTCCTCCGCACCCAGCGCGCCCGGACCGACCGGCACGCGGCGCGCGAGCTCGCGCTCGAGCCCGGCGCCCGCGTCTTCGTGCTCGAGCGGTTGAGGCTGGTGGACGGGCACCCCACGAGCTTCCAGGTCTCGCACCTGCCCGCGGCGCTCGGCGAGGAGGTGGCGAAGGCCGACCTCGCGGTCACACCGCTCCGCCAGGTGCTGGCTTTCAAGCTCGGCATCGAGATCACCGGCGCGCGTGAGACCGTCTCCGCCGAGACGCTGCCGGCCCGCGCGGCGCGCGAGCTCGGCTGCGCGCCCGGCGTGCCCTGCTTCCGCTCCGACCGCGTCTCGACCGACGCCGAATCGCGCCCCATCGTGTACGACCGGGTGTTCATTCCCGGCGACCGCTTCCGGATCACGCGCCAACTCCACTACGACAGGAGCGCCACTGCATGA